Within the Leptotrichia sp. oral taxon 498 genome, the region AAAAATACTATAAGCTTGCGATAATGGGAAGAACTGGAAAGCAAAATCCAAGACTTGCTGAAGATTGGCTTTTGTGGGCAGACGAAGAATCAATTATAAAAATTATGAAAAATACTTATGAATATGTTGACAAATATATAGATAGAAGTCTTCCAAAAGAGCATATCGGTTATATCGTTGACAGAACTGGCTTTGATGAATTTAAGAAATGGGTTCTAAAAGATGTAAACTTACCTGAAGAAGCCATTATGATTGATAGAATTTACTGGGGAAATAGCATAAAATATCCTGGAATTAAATAATTTTTTGTAAAAAAATAATAAACTTGAAAAGAAAATAATAATTTGATACTATTTAACAAAAGAATAGTATCATTTTTATTTAATTTAATTAAAAAAAGGAGTAAAGAAATTGATAGAAGAAAATATAAAAAATGCGAAAGAAATACTTGAAAAAATGAATCCAAATCAAAAAATTAATTATCACACAATTTTGGGGAAATTAATAGATGATTGGAAAAAAAATGAAATCCGACCGAAAATATTGGTTCATAGTTGTTGTGCGCCGTGCAGCACCTATGTTTTGGAGTTTCTTACGCAATATGCCGATGTTACCGTACTTTTCGCCAATAACAACATTCATCCCCGAGCTGAGTATGAAAAAAGAGCTTTGGTGCAGAAGGAATTTATTGACAAATTTAATAAGAAAACTGGAAATAATGTTGGATTTATTGAAGAAGAGTATAAACCTGCTGATTTTTATCGTGCTGTAAAAGGTCTGGAAAATGAAAAAGAAGGAGGAAAAAGATGTACAATTTGCTTTCAAATGAGACTTGATATAGTGGCTAAAAAAGCGCAGAAACTGGGATTTGACTACTTTGGGAGCGCTTTGACACTGAGTCCACATAAAAATAGTCAGCTTATAAATACTTTGGGGCTAGAAATTCAAGAAATTTTTGATGTAAAATATTTGCCAGCGGATTTTAAGAAAAATAACGGCTACAAGCGTTCAGTTGACATGTGTGCTGAATATGATATTTACAGACAATGTTACTGCGGCTGTGTATTTGCAGCACTAGATCAAGGAATTGATTTAAATGAATATAAATAGATATTAAAAATAAAAAAACTCATTAATAGACGACCGATAATCATTTTAATGAGTTTAATTTTTTAAATTAAATTATTTAAAATGCTGTAACTGTTGCAAGAAATCCAAAAATAACTCCTGGTAAATTTGCTGCTGACAACGGATAATCTTTTTTTTCTTTTAAAAGTCCATAACTTGTCCAAATAGCACAGTTAACTGTTGCAGCTAATGGTTGTAGGAAAAATGTTTTATGTCCATGTAAATTTCCCATTATTTGCGGAACATAAGATACATACATTATTACAGAAAGTAATGTTCCGAGCCATCCTAAAATTTTTAGATTTTTTTCAGTCATCTTTTTTCCTTCTTTCTTTAACACTCTAGTTTTTTATTTTTTCTATAATTATATAATTATAAAATGTTGAGTATTAATCTTTATATTTTTATTTATTCAATAATTATACTACTTTTTATTTAAAAATTCAAGTAAACTTTTATATTTTTAGTAAAATTAAAATCAGAATTTTTCTAAATAAAAGAAAAAAATTATAAAAGTATAACTTAATTCAAAGTAAGATTGTGGTATAATATCAAAACGAAAAAATTTTTAAATATTAAAGTTAAATATTAAAATTTAAATTTTAGCAATAAAAGTTGCTAGTTTTTTTTATTTTAAGAAAAAAATTAAGAGAAAATGTACTTTCAAAAATTAAAAAAAACTTTTGAAGTATTGAGAAAGGAAGGAATATGATAAAGACACTGTTCTCACATATTGGTGAATATAAAAAAGTACTTTAATTGCGCCAATTTTCATTGCGCTAGAAGCTATTCTGGAAATGCTTATACCGACACTTATGGCTTCAATCATTGATTTAGGATTAAACAAGGGAGATATGAGCTTTACTGTAAAAGTTGGATCATTTACGCTAGTTATTGCGATGGTTTCGCTTACAGCTGGAATTTTGGCGGGAAGATATGCGTCACATGCTTCTGCTGGGTTTGCTAAAAATTTGAGATGGGCGATGTTTAATAAAATACAGCAATATTCATTTACAAATATTGATAAGTTCTCCACAGCTGGACTTATCACAAGATTTACAACCGATGTAAATAATATTCAAATGTCATTTCAACTTTTGATAAGAGCATTTTGCAGAGCACCAGTTATGCTTGTTGTAGCGATGTTTATGTCGTTTCTAATAAGTCCAAAACTTTCAGTTATATTTTTAATTGCAATTATATTTTTAAGCTGCGTTTTGGCATTTATAATGTTTGGAGTTCATCCTTATTTCTCTCGTGCGATTAGAAAATATGATGATTTGAACATAAATTTGCAGGAAAATATAAACGGAATTAGAGTTGTAAAATCTTTTATTCGAGAAAAGTATGAAACAAATAAATTTAAAAAAGCTACAAAAGAATTAAAAGAGTTGATGTTAAAAGGGGAACGAATGATAGTTTTTATTGCACCAGCAATGCAGTTAACAATATTTTCATGCATTTTATTATTATCTTGGTTAGGAGCAAAAATGATTGTTGTAGGAGATTTGACAACTGGACAGCTGACAAGTTTATTTGCGTATACAACAAACATTTTGATGAGCCTGCTTATGATGGCTATGGTTATGGTGAATATCGTTTTATCTCGTGAATCAGGGGAACGAATAGCACTTGTATTAAATGAAGAGTCAAGCATAAAAAATCCGCAAAATCCCATAAAACAAGTTAAAAATGGAGATATTGAGTTTAAAAATGTAAACTTTAGCTATAGCAATAATCCTGAAATATTAAATTTGGAAAATATTAATTTAAAGATAAATTCTGGACAGACCATTGGAATAATCGGCGGAACGGGAAGTTCAAAGTCGGCACTTGTTCAGCTTATTCCAAGACTTTATGATGTGATAAGCGGAGAAGTTCTTGTAAGTGGTAAAGATGTTAGAAATTATGATATAAAGACGCTTCGTGACAATGTAGCGATGGTTTTACAAAAAAATGTTCTTTTTTCTGGAACAATAAAAGAAAATCTTCGTTGGGGAAATAAAAATTCAACGGACAGTCAAATTGAGCATGTGTGTAAATTGGCACAAGCTGATGAATTTATCCAAAAGTTTCCTGATAAATACGATACTTATATAGAGCGTGGCGGGACAAATGTTTCTGGTGGACAGAGACAAAGACTTTGTATCGCAAGAGCATTGCTTAAAAATCCTAAAATATTAATTTTAGATGATTCAACAAGCGCAGTTGACACGAAAACGGATAAATTAATAAGAAATGCGTTTAAAAATGAAATTCCACATATTACAAAAATAATTATCGGACAAAGAATTTCATCAATAATTGATTCAGATAAAATCATTGTCATGAATGAAGGAAAAATCGTAAATTTTGGAACACACGAAGAATTGATTAAATCTAGTCAAATTTACCGAGAAATTTACGAATCACAGACAGAAGGGAGTGAAAAATAATGAAAAAAATTGAGAAAAAAATAAAAAAGAAAAAAAAGAAAGAAAAGAAGAACTTGAAGAAAAGAAAAGAATTCAAAAAAATCTCAAATAAAAGGTTTACTCAGACTTTTAAAATATATGTTTGAGCACAATAAAATTTTGACTGTATTAGTTATAATATTCATTTTATTAAGCACCCTTGGAATGGTTCGTGGGACAATGTTTACAAAAGAGCTGATGGACAATTTTATCGTGCCAAGCGTAAAACAATATAAATTGCATAAAAGTATTGATTATTCACTTCTTTTGGCGATTATTTCCAAAATGATAGCAGTTTATGGATTTGCAGTCATTTGTTCATACATTTATGGACTTATGATGATTTATATCGCTCAAGGAACGCTAAAAAGTTTAAGAGATGATGTTTTTGTCAATATGGAAAGTTTGCCAATAAAATTTTTTGACACAAATGCACATGGGGATATTATGAGTGTTTATTCAACTGATATTGACACTTTAAGAGCGATGATGGTGGAGAGCTTGTCACAGGTAATTTCATCAATTGTCACAATTATTGGAGTTTTAATTTCTATGTTTATTTTAAATGTGCCACTTACTTTTTTTGTCGTTTTTATGATAATCGTAATGATTTTTACGACAAAAGCGATTTCTAAAAGAAGTTCAAAAAATTATGTCGCACAGCAAAAAAATATTGGAGCTGTAAACGGATATGTTGAAGAAATAATCGAAGGATTGCGGGTTGTAAAAGTTTTTTCGTATGAAGAAGAAGCGAACAAAAATTTTGAAAAGTATAATGAAGAATTATTTAAAAGTGCCGACAAAGCGATGAAATATGCCAATATATTGGGACCTGCGGTGGGAAATTTGGGAAATATTAATTTTGTGTTGACTGCCGTTATTGGTTCAATAATTGTGTATAACAACATTGCGGGATTCACCCTTGGCGGATTAGTTTCATTTTTGCAGTTTATAAAAGTGATTAATCAGCCAGTTTCTCAAATTGCACAGCAGCTAACTTCAGTTATATTGGCGGCAGCTGGGGCACAGAGAGTATTTGAGCTATTGGATCAAGTTTCTGAAAAAGATGAAGGTTATGTAAAATTGATAAATGTGAAAATTGATGAACACGGAAATATTACAGAAGTAAAAGAACATACTGGAAAATGGGCTTGGAAACACCTTCATTCAGATGGAACAGTAACTTATACAAAACTTCTGGGAGATGTTGTCTTTGAAAATGTAACTTTTGGTTATAATGAAAATAAAACAGTACTTCACAATATAAATTTATTTGCAAAGCCAGGGCAGAAAATAGCGTTTGTTGGAGCGACAGGAGCTGGGAAAACTACGATTACAAATTTAATAAATAAGTTTTATGATATTAATTCTGGAAAAATTCGTTACGATGGAATAAATATTGATAAAATTCATAAGTCAGATTTACGAGCTTCACTTGGAATAGTTTTACAAGATACAAATTTATTTTCTGGAACGGTTGCTGATAACATACGATATGGTAAATTAGATGCGACAGATGAAGAAGTGAGAGCCGCAGCAAAATTAGCAAATGCGGATTATTTCATAACTCATTTGCCAAATGGCTACAACACAGTCTTAAGTGGAAATGGTGCAAGTCTTTCTCAGGGGCAAAGACAACTTTTGTCAATAGCAAGAGCAGCGATTGCCGATCCGCCAGTATTGATTTTGGATGAAGCGACTTCCAGCATTGACACAAGAACGGAAAAAATTGTGCAAGATGGAATGGATAAATTAATGGAAGGAAGAACGGTATTTGTAATTGCGCACAGATTATCAACAATAAAAAATTCAGATGTTATAATGGTTTTGGATCAAGGAAAAATAATAGAGCGAGGAAATCATGAGGAATTAATTGCACAAAAAGGAACTTATTATCAATTATATACAGGTGGCTTTGAAAATCAGTAATTAATTTTAAAATAAATAAATTTTGAAATTTAAAAAGAAGAAGTTTTGAATTTCTTCTTTTTTATTTTATTTAAAAATTTAAATTATTTTTATAAAAGAAACTTTTTTATTTTAAATTAAAAATCTTAAATTTATTATCGGACATTAAATTTTTTATAATTAGACAATCTATCTAACAAAAAAATTAACACTTTGAAAAAATCATTTTTTGTTGTATAATTAAAACGTTCATTATTTTTTATTTTATTAAATAAAAATATTGTAACTTTAAGTAATGAAAATATTTTTGATTGTCATACAAAATAATAATAAATAAAAAATTGGAGATTTTATGAAAAATATAATTTTTACTATTTTGAAAATATTTGTTATTTTAATTTTTGTAGCATTTATTTTGGAAGAATATTTTGTGATAAAAGAGTATAAAAATGATGATAAATTAATTTATAAAAATAAAAAAATAGATTATGTAATCATTCTGGGAGCTAGAGTTTATGGTGAAAAACCAAGTGAGTCACTTGTAGAGAGAATTAAAAAAGCTAGTGAGTTCTTACAGAAAAATAATTCGGTAAAGGTAATAGCAACTGGAGGAAAAGGGTCGAATGAAAAAATTTCGGAAGCACTAGCGATTAAAAGGGAACTTTTGAAATTGGGAATTTCGGAAGAAAGAATTATTTTGGAAGATAAATCTCGAAACACCATTCAAAATTTTGAATTTTCACTTAAAAAAATAAAAGAAGATAATCCACAAAAAAATAAAAAAAATATTTTGATTGTGACAAATAACTATCATATTTTTAGAGCGAAAAATATTGCAAAGTCTTTGGGATATGAAAAAGAAGGATATAAATTTTACGGATTACCAGCCAAGACTCCTTTGATTTTTATTCCAAAATCACATTTCAGAGAATTTTTGTCAAATATAAAATTTTTTATTTGGGATAAAAAATAAAAATGTTGTGAAAATTAAAAAAATATTATATAATTAATTAACAAGTCAAAAACGAAAGGATTAAAAAAATATGAAAAAATTAATGATATTTTTAATTGCGGGACTTAGTTTACAATCTTTTGCAAAAGTAAATGCCGGTGCTAATGTTATAGACAAGCCTCAGAATGAATTGACAAAAATTAACTCTTGCGAATTTTTAAACAAATCAGATGACCTTTTGAAAAGAGTGATTTCTCAAATAAAATCGGGAAATAAAGCTAATGAAATTTTTTGTGATTCTGATGGGACAAAAATGGTATATTATTTACTGCAAAATGGGAATTATGACCTGAATATAGGTATTGCAATTAAAGTTGATAACAATACGACAAATTCTGAATTTAAAGAAACTTTTTATAAAAAACTGGATGAATATAAAAATCTTTTGAAAACAATAAATACAGCAAAAATAAAAAAAGAAAATCTGCCAGATAGTGAAGTTGTGAGATTTTACGGACAAATAGATGAAAATAAATTTTTTGTAATTGGTAAATTGGTTTATGATATGAAAACGAAAACATACAGAGTAGTGGGAAGTACGCAAGGAAAAGAGTTGTTTGACAGAATATCTTTGTTTGACCGATTGGATTCTGTGACTTACAGTGATGAAATTTATTTTTAAAAAATAAGCGTTAAGGAGAAAAGTATGAAAAGAATTAGAAAAGCTGTTATTCCTGCAGCAGGTCTTGGGACTAGAGTATTACCTGCAACAAAAGCACAGCCGAAAGAAATGTTGTCAATCGTTGACAAACCGGCGCTTCAGTATCTAGTTGAAGAATTAGTGGAATCTGGAATTGAAGAAATTTTAATTATTACAGGTCGGAATAAAGTTTCGATTGAAAACCATTTTGACTACTCTTTTGAATTAGAAAAGACATTGGAAGAAAATGGTAAATTAGAATTGCTCAAAGAAGTGAATAAAATTTCCGAAATGTCCAATATTTATTATGTAAGACAGAAAAAACCGCTTGGACTAGGTCATGCAATAAGTTGTGCCGAAGCATTTGTTGGAAATGAACCATTTGTCGTACTTTTGGGAGATGATATCATTTATACAGATAAATCAAAAGGAGAAGTTCCTGTAACAAAGCAATTAATTGAAAAGTACAGTGAATTAGATGGAGGAAATATTTTAGGAGTACAGGAAGTTTTACAAAAAAATGTTTCTAAATATGGAATCATAAAACCGAAAAATCAAATTGACGCAAAAACTGTGATGGTGGAAGATTTTATTGAAAAACCTTCAATTGAAGAAGCACCAAGCAGAATGGCAGCTCTGGGACGATATGTTTTAGAGCCTGAAATATTTTCGTATTTAAAAAACACAAAACCTGGAAAAGGTGGAGAGATTCAATTAACCGATGCTATTTTAGCAATGAAAAAAGATAAGGACAGGTTATACGCTTACAATTTTGAGGGAAATAGATATGATACTGGAGATAAATTTGGAATGTTTGTAGCAAATGTTGAATTTGGACTTAGACATCCTGAATTAAAAGATAGAGCAAAAGAATATCTGAAAGAATTGGCAAAAAAATTGTGAATTTTTGAAAAAATTAAATAAAAAATAAAGGAGAATCTTAAGTTAAGGTTCTTTTTTTATAAAAAATAGAGATAATACCTATACAGATATTATCTCCTCCAAAGTCTTAATTTTAATTTTCAATTCTACAATTTGAAAATTATATTGATTTTTCTGATTGATTTACAAGTAACAGAAAACTTGCTATAAATATTATGTAAAAAATAAATTTTAAATTAAATACAAATTGTTGACTTTTTAACTAAACGGATTAATTGCCCATCTAAATGTTTTGTTGTAAAAACTACTGTCTAAACTAGAAACCATTACTTTTCTACCTCCAGAAGAAGCATGAATAAATTGGCTATTTCCCATATAAATTCCTACATGTGAAATTCTACCTTTTCCAGTTGTTTCGAAAAATACTAAATCACCTTTTTTCATGTTCATTGATGAAATTCTTGGTTTATATGCGGCTTGTGAACTTGAAACTCTAGGTAAGTCTACATTAGCAGCTTTTTTGAAAACATAACCAACGAAGCCAGAACAATCAAATGTATTTGGTCCTGTAGCACCCCATACATATGGCGAACCTAATTTAGTTTGTGCAAAACTGATAACTTTATCTCTTACTGCATTTGAAGTAGGATTAGCATAGCTATTATAACTATTCGCAGGTTCCACCTCTCTTTTTATAGTCAAATCAGTATTTTTGTAATGATTCTTGATTGTACTTTCTAAGTCTGCAAAAGATACTGCAGAAATAAGCAAAGCTCCAGCTAGTATCAATATTTTTTTCATTGTAACCTCCTATCTACCTTTGAACTTTGGTATACACATTATAGCAAGGCACACTTTTTATATTGTTTGATAAATTATATTTTTATCTTAGAAAAATGGCAAAAAAATCAGAAAAATTTCGATAAAACATTGATTATTAAAGGTTTTTTATCAAATATAAAAAAATTTAAAAAAATTATTAATTTTTAAAAAAATTCAAGAAAATCAATAAAAAAATTATCTTTTAAAGACTTATTTAAAAGATTTGTTTAAAATAATATTGACAAATTAACTTCCAATATTGTATTATTTAAGTGTGAAAAAGAAAATTAAAAGACGGGAGAGAAAAAAGAATGAGTAAATATTTTGAAACGATAAATTTTTGGATTGAAAATTTATTGGATTCTACGGAAAATTATATGATTGAAAGCAGTGAGAAAGGTAGACATATTGATGTTACAATTAATGTGATAAAAGAAGATATGGGAAAAGTTATCGGAAAAAATGGAAGAATTATCACGGCTCTTCGTGTTCTCATTTCTTCAATTGCCAAAAAAGACAAGAGATCTGTAAAAATTGAAATAAAAGAGATGTAAGGGAAAAATTTATGAAGAGTTTTAAACTTAGAATATATTATTATGATACTGATAAAATGGGAGTTGTTTATCACTCAAATTATTTGAAATGGATGGAAATTGCAAGAACTGAATATTTTAGAGATATTTTACCCTATAAGAACATAGAAAATATGGGATTTATTTTGCCAGTCAAGTCTCTTAATATCGAATATATTGACTCGGCTAAATATGACGATGAAATTGAAATTTTTGTAAAAATTGAAGAAATCAATAGTATAAAAATAAAATTTTACTATGAAATGTATGACTCTAATAAAGTTTTAAAAGCAAAAGCACGAACAGTAAATGTATTTGTAGATAAAAATGGAAAATTAAAAAGAATTTCAAAAGAGATGTTAGAAATTTTAAAAAAATAAATTTTATTAAAATACAATAAAAAATTTTTGAGAAAGAGGATTTTTAGATGAAATTAGTTATCGGAAATGATCACGCAGGAGTGGAATTTAAAGAAAAATTGGTAAAGGCGCTCAAAGGAAGAGGACACGAGATTATTAATGTTGGAACGGATTCATTGGAATCGGTTGATTATCCAGATATTGCAGCACTTGTAGGTGAAAAAGTTTTAGACGGGAAAGCTGAATACGGGATACTTATCTGTGGAACAGGGATTGGAATTTCAATTGCAGCAAATAAAATTAAAGGAATCAGAGCAGCACTTGTTCACAATGAATTTACAGCAAGACTTGCTAGACTTCACAACGATGCGAATGTCATTGCATTGGGAGCCAGAGTAATTGGAGATGAATTGGGACTTGCATGTGTTGAAACATTTATAAATACTGAATTTGAAGGTGGAAGACATGCTAGAAGAGTCGATAAAATAGAAAGATAATTTTAATTTAATTAAAAAATAAAGTTAAATGAAACTTACAAAAAAAATAATTTAGGCAGATTAGATGGAGATAAAAGAGATAACAGTAGAATAAATATAGAAAGGATAAAAAAAGTTATGTCAACAATTTTTAAAAAAATAATAGATAAAGAAATACCAGCAAATATAGTTTATGAAGATGATGATTTTTTGGCTTTTTATGATATTCAGCCACAAGCTAAAGTTCATGTCATTGTGATACCTAAAAAAGAAATTAAGAATTTAGATGAAGCGACTGAAGAAGATGTGCTGGTACTAGGAAAATTGCAATTGACAATTGCAAAAATTGCTCGTAAATTGGGAATTTCTAAGGATGGTTACAGAGTTATTACAAATATAAATGAAAATGGTGGACAAACAGTTTTTCATATGCATTATCATATTTTAGGTGGAGAAAAATTACCAGAAAACTTTAAATAATGAAGATAAATAAAAAAATTTAAAGATTTTATATAATTTAACTATAAAGAATTTAATTATGAAGAAAAAAAGAGAAAGAGAAAATAAATTTAATGAAAGATATAATAGCAAGTTCAGATAATAAGTTTTATAAATTGTTAAAAAAGTTGGATAAAAAAAAGTATAGAGATGAAAACAGTATTTTTAAAGCTGAAGGTGAAAAATTTTTAGGCGAAAATATAAATTTTAATAAAATTATTGTGAAAGAATCAAAATTTGAATATTTTGAAAAAAAATATAATATTTCTCAAAATGAAAATTTGACAATTTTAAAAGATAATTTATTTGACGAAGTTTCAACACAGGAAAATAGTCAAGGAATAATTTTTTTGTACTCCAAAAATTTGAATACGATTTTAGATATAAAAGGTGACGTTGTAATTTTAGATGATATTCAAGATCCTGGAAACGTTGGAACAATTATTAGAACAATGATTGCAACGGGTTTTTATAACTTAGTTCTTACGAAAGGTTCGGTGGATGTCTATAATCCAAAAACTGTGAGAGCGACTATGAGCGGGATTTTCAAATTAAATGTCATTTATGAAATGCCTAAAAATATTGTAAAATTTTTGAAAGAAAATAATTATTTGACAATTTCAACAGCATTGTATAAAGATTCTGTTTCATATGAGAAAATAGAATTAAAGGAAAAAAATGCTTTTATTTTTGGGCATGAAGGTGGTGGAGTTTCAGATTATATGATAAATAATTCGGATATAAAAGCAATAATTCCTATATATGGAAATATTGAATCCCTTAATGTAAGTGTTGCGGCTGGAGTTTTTTTATATAAAATGAAGGAAAAAATTATTGGCAAAAAATAAGAAAAATATCACAGTCATTGTCATTAAATTGATTGTGATTTTTTTAGTAAATTTCAAATAATTTTATTTTTTATAAATAAAAAATTATTAAAATAAATTTTTTTGAAATTTTGTAAAAATATAAAAATTATTGAAATAAAGTAAAATTATTTAATAAATTTTCAAAATAACTTGAAAGAACAATGGAATTTTGGTAAAATAAGAATTATATGTAATATTGTAATATTTTAGTAAAAATTTTAAAAGCAAAAAGAGTTTTGAAAAAATTTCTTGTTGAAATTAACTTTTAAAAATGTTACCATAAATAAAAATGGTAAAAATTTTATAAAATAAAAAGCATAGGAGGTAAAAATTTTGAAAAAAGTTTTGATGATAATATCAATATTAGCATTTGCAAGTCTTTTAAATGCAAATAATAATGATTCTTCAAAAGATGTTAAAAAGCCAGTTGAAATTATAATAAATAATGGCGCAAGTAATAATGGAAACTCAAATCCAAATCCAAATCCAGTTAGAAGCGGAAATCAGACAATTAGAAACTCAATAGGAAATATTACGATAAATTCTGACTACACTTCGGAAGGGCAAAATTATAGACAAAGATTTATAATTCTTCACTATACAGCAATTGGAAAGGAAGGTTCGCTTAAAACTTTGACAAAAGAGGAAGTGAGCGCACATTACTTAGTTTCTGACCAAAAAAATGATCCAGTTTATTATTTAGTTGATGAAAGCAAAAGAGCTTGGCACGCAGGAGCCAGTGAATGGAAAACAACTAAAAATCTAAATGATAGTTCAGTTGGAATTGAAATTGTAAATGA harbors:
- a CDS encoding N-acetylmuramoyl-L-alanine amidase, translating into MKKVLMIISILAFASLLNANNNDSSKDVKKPVEIIINNGASNNGNSNPNPNPVRSGNQTIRNSIGNITINSDYTSEGQNYRQRFIILHYTAIGKEGSLKTLTKEEVSAHYLVSDQKNDPVYYLVDESKRAWHAGASEWKTTKNLNDSSVGIEIVNDGDAHGSFVPYKNFQIKNVAVLVKYLADKYQIPATNILGHEDIAPQRKSDPGPLFPWQELYQKYNIGMWYDNDRKQAYEAQYSSAWNTVTPSVVQTELKKFGYAIDITNGWDKQTQNVIKVFQHHFRPSKYDGKIDLETFAILKALNEKYNNK